In Serratia marcescens subsp. marcescens ATCC 13880, a single genomic region encodes these proteins:
- a CDS encoding ABC transporter permease: MSRLSPINQARWARFRRNRRGYWSLWTFLVLFTLSLAADLIANDKPLLVRYEGRLYLPFMISYSETAFGGELNTEADYQDPFVQRQIERHGWAVWAPIRFSYDTINFATEVPFPSPPSRHNLLGTDSNGGDVLARVLYGFRISMLFGLALTLFSSLIGVCVGATQGYYGGRFDLWGQRFIEVWSGMPTLFLIILLSSIVQPNFWWLLGITILFGWMSLVGVVRAEFLRTRNFDYIRAARAMGVPDRVIMSRHMLPNAMVATLTFLPFILCGSITTLTSLDFLGFGLPIGSPSLGELLLQGKNNLQAPWLGITAFLVLAVLLSLLIFIGEAVRDAFDPSKAH, translated from the coding sequence GTCGCTGTGGACCTTTTTGGTGCTGTTCACCCTGAGCCTGGCAGCCGATCTGATCGCCAACGACAAACCGCTGTTGGTGCGTTATGAAGGCCGGTTGTACCTGCCGTTTATGATTAGCTACAGCGAAACCGCCTTCGGCGGCGAACTGAATACCGAAGCCGACTATCAGGATCCGTTCGTGCAGCGGCAGATCGAACGGCACGGCTGGGCGGTCTGGGCGCCGATCCGCTTCAGTTACGACACCATCAACTTCGCCACCGAGGTGCCCTTCCCTTCGCCGCCTTCGCGGCACAACCTGCTGGGCACCGACAGCAACGGCGGCGACGTGCTGGCCCGGGTGCTGTACGGTTTTCGCATTTCGATGCTTTTCGGCCTGGCGCTAACGCTGTTTTCCAGCCTGATCGGCGTGTGCGTCGGCGCGACGCAGGGGTATTACGGCGGGCGTTTCGATCTGTGGGGGCAGCGCTTTATCGAAGTGTGGTCGGGCATGCCGACGCTGTTTCTGATCATTCTGCTGTCGAGCATCGTCCAGCCCAATTTCTGGTGGCTGCTCGGCATCACCATCCTGTTCGGCTGGATGAGCCTGGTGGGCGTGGTGCGCGCCGAATTCCTGCGCACCCGCAATTTTGACTATATCCGCGCCGCGCGCGCCATGGGCGTGCCGGATCGGGTAATCATGTCCCGCCATATGCTGCCCAACGCCATGGTGGCGACGCTGACCTTCCTGCCGTTTATCCTCTGCGGCTCGATCACCACCCTGACGTCGCTCGATTTCCTCGGTTTCGGTCTGCCGATAGGCTCGCCGTCGCTCGGCGAATTGCTGCTGCAAGGCAAAAACAATCTGCAGGCGCCGTGGCTCGGCATCACCGCCTTCCTGGTATTGGCAGTGCTGCTGTCGTTATTAATCTTTATCGGCGAAGCGGTGCGCGACGCCTTTGACCCCAGCAAGGCGCATTGA
- the yejF gene encoding microcin C ABC transporter ATP-binding protein YejF: protein MATPLLAIQDLSIAFRQGDTVTPVVNELSLQIAPAETLALVGESGSGKSVTALSILRLLPAPPVVYPAGDILFNGESLLHAPEAALRKVRGNQIAMIFQEPMVSLNPLHTIEKQLAEVLMLHRGLRREAARAEIVECLERVGIRQAKSRLQDYPHQLSGGERQRVMIAMAVLTRPKLLIADEPTTALDVTIQAQILTLLQELKQEMGMGLLFITHNLNIVRRLADNVAVMRQGRCVEQNGRAQLFSRPQHPYTQQLLATEDVGEPLPLPAAANARSGDERPLLKVEDLQVRFPIRRGLLRRTVDYHYALKSLSFELRAGESVGLVGESGSGKSTTGLALLRLLASQGAIWFDGEPLHPLTMKQMLPYRSRMQIVFQDPYSALNPRLSVQQIIAEGLEVHQRLSPEQREQRVIAVLREVGLDPQLRHRYPTEFSGGQRQRIAIARALILQPQLLILDEPTSSLDKSVQAQILTLLKSLQQRHRLAYLFISHDLQVVRSLCHQVIVLRQGEVVEQGDCRAIFAAPAADYTRQLLQLAD from the coding sequence ATGGCCACTCCTTTGCTCGCTATTCAGGATCTCAGCATCGCCTTCCGCCAGGGCGACACCGTCACGCCGGTGGTCAACGAACTCTCGCTGCAAATAGCGCCGGCGGAAACGCTGGCGCTGGTAGGGGAATCCGGCTCCGGCAAAAGCGTCACCGCCCTGTCGATACTGCGTCTGCTGCCCGCGCCGCCGGTGGTTTACCCTGCCGGCGATATTCTGTTCAACGGCGAGTCGTTGTTGCATGCGCCGGAAGCGGCACTGCGCAAGGTGCGCGGCAATCAGATCGCGATGATCTTTCAGGAACCGATGGTGTCGCTCAATCCGCTGCACACCATCGAGAAGCAACTGGCGGAGGTGCTGATGCTGCACCGCGGCCTGCGGCGCGAAGCCGCGCGCGCAGAGATCGTCGAATGCCTGGAGCGCGTCGGCATCCGTCAGGCCAAGAGCCGGCTGCAGGATTACCCGCATCAGCTGTCCGGCGGTGAACGCCAGCGGGTGATGATCGCCATGGCGGTGTTGACCCGCCCGAAACTGCTGATCGCCGACGAGCCCACCACCGCGCTCGACGTGACTATCCAGGCGCAGATCCTGACGCTGCTGCAAGAGCTGAAGCAAGAGATGGGCATGGGGTTGCTGTTTATCACCCATAATCTGAATATCGTGCGCCGCCTGGCGGACAACGTGGCGGTGATGCGCCAGGGGCGCTGCGTAGAGCAAAACGGCCGCGCGCAGCTGTTCAGCCGGCCGCAGCATCCCTACACGCAGCAGCTGCTGGCCACCGAAGACGTCGGTGAGCCGCTGCCGTTGCCTGCCGCGGCCAACGCGCGCTCCGGCGACGAGCGGCCGCTGCTCAAGGTGGAAGATCTGCAGGTGCGCTTCCCCATTCGGCGTGGCCTGCTGCGCCGCACGGTGGATTATCATTATGCATTGAAATCATTGAGTTTCGAGCTGCGCGCCGGGGAAAGCGTGGGGCTGGTGGGAGAATCCGGCTCGGGTAAAAGCACCACCGGGCTTGCGCTATTGCGTCTGCTGGCCTCGCAGGGCGCCATCTGGTTCGACGGCGAACCGCTGCACCCGCTCACGATGAAACAGATGCTGCCCTACCGCAGCCGAATGCAAATCGTCTTCCAGGATCCTTATTCCGCACTGAATCCGCGCCTGAGCGTGCAGCAGATCATCGCCGAGGGGCTGGAGGTGCACCAGCGACTTAGCCCCGAGCAGCGGGAACAACGCGTGATCGCGGTGTTGCGGGAAGTCGGCCTGGATCCGCAGCTTCGCCACCGCTATCCCACCGAGTTCTCCGGCGGCCAACGCCAGCGTATCGCCATCGCGCGCGCGCTGATCCTGCAGCCGCAGCTGCTGATCCTCGACGAGCCGACCTCTTCACTGGATAAATCGGTGCAGGCGCAGATCCTGACGCTGCTGAAATCGCTGCAGCAACGCCATCGGTTGGCATATCTGTTCATCAGCCATGACCTGCAGGTGGTGCGTTCGCTATGTCACCAGGTCATCGTACTGCGACAGGGGGAAGTGGTTGAACAGGGAGACTGCCGGGCGATTTTCGCGGCGCCCGCGGCCGACTATACCCGTCAACTGCTGCAGTTGGCGGATTAG
- a CDS encoding YejG family protein, whose amino-acid sequence MESIQLSVVHRLPQSYRWLSGFTGVKVEPIPFNGIDEDNNLIGLKLLSHEGAEAWQVMQQLNLSLQEIQVDCAIVEWEGEPCLFVQRSDESATMCRLKNVGAAIAEPLSAQYPF is encoded by the coding sequence GTGGAGAGTATCCAACTTTCGGTAGTGCATCGCTTGCCGCAAAGTTATCGTTGGCTATCCGGTTTCACCGGCGTGAAGGTCGAACCGATTCCGTTTAACGGAATAGACGAAGATAACAACCTGATTGGGCTGAAGTTGCTCAGCCATGAAGGGGCCGAGGCCTGGCAGGTCATGCAACAGCTCAATCTGTCGTTGCAGGAGATTCAGGTCGACTGTGCGATCGTCGAATGGGAAGGGGAACCTTGCCTGTTCGTGCAGCGCAGCGACGAGAGCGCCACCATGTGCCGCCTGAAAAACGTCGGCGCCGCGATCGCCGAACCGCTCAGCGCGCAATACCCCTTCTGA